In a single window of the bacterium genome:
- a CDS encoding prohibitin family protein produces MKDVDMNLSQVAQKGKRIVRLIMILALVGLVVLLLNPFVIIGAGERGVVLNFGAVQDTVLDEGLHLRVPIMQRVIKMDVKVQKSQTGAESVSKDLQEAHSTIAVNYHVSPSRANWVYQHLGKEYKERIIDPAVQEVVKAITARYTAVELITQRENVRYEIKKLLSERLSSYNITVDDFSIVNFSFSKQFTQAIEAKQAAEQLALKAQRDLERVKIEAEQKVAQAKAEAEALRLQKENVTPELVKLRQIEAAMRAIEKWDGHLPRVTASAVPFIDVRGYEQ; encoded by the coding sequence ATGAAAGATGTGGACATGAACTTAAGCCAAGTGGCCCAGAAAGGCAAAAGGATAGTCAGGCTCATCATGATACTGGCCCTCGTGGGTTTGGTGGTGCTTCTGTTGAACCCATTCGTGATCATAGGGGCCGGGGAGAGGGGAGTGGTCTTGAATTTTGGAGCTGTTCAAGACACTGTTCTGGATGAAGGGCTTCACTTGAGGGTGCCCATCATGCAGCGGGTGATCAAGATGGATGTTAAAGTCCAGAAATCCCAGACAGGAGCCGAATCTGTCTCCAAGGACCTTCAGGAGGCCCACTCCACCATTGCCGTGAATTACCATGTTTCTCCATCCAGGGCCAACTGGGTGTACCAGCACCTGGGCAAGGAATACAAAGAGAGGATCATTGATCCGGCGGTCCAGGAGGTCGTAAAGGCCATAACGGCCAGATACACAGCAGTGGAACTCATCACCCAGAGAGAAAATGTACGCTATGAGATAAAAAAACTTCTCAGTGAAAGGCTGAGCAGCTATAACATCACGGTGGACGACTTCTCCATAGTTAACTTCTCCTTTTCAAAACAATTCACCCAGGCCATCGAGGCCAAGCAAGCAGCAGAACAGCTGGCTCTAAAGGCCCAACGTGACTTGGAGAGGGTAAAGATCGAAGCGGAGCAGAAGGTGGCTCAGGCCAAAGCAGAGGCAGAGGCCCTGAGGCTACAGAAGGAAAACGTGACACCAGAGCTGGTTAAGCTAAGGCAGATAGAAGCCGCCATGAGGGCCATAGAGAAATGGGACGGCCACCTGCCTAGGGTCACGGCATCGGCCGTGCCCTTCATAGATGTCAGGGGTTATGAGCAGTAA
- a CDS encoding response regulator, protein MAVPTVLIVDDEKNLLELYRSELSADGYEVLVASTGKEAVDLLQKNRPDVVVMDIRMPEMDGIEALGKVVARHKNIPVIINTAFSAYQEDFRAWAAEEYVIKSSDLTQLRKALQRVLKKSSSTKP, encoded by the coding sequence ATGGCAGTGCCCACCGTGCTAATAGTGGACGACGAGAAAAATCTTCTCGAGCTGTACAGAAGCGAGCTTTCTGCCGACGGATATGAGGTGCTTGTGGCCTCTACGGGGAAAGAGGCCGTTGACCTGCTTCAGAAAAACAGACCAGACGTAGTGGTCATGGACATACGCATGCCGGAGATGGATGGCATCGAAGCCCTGGGAAAGGTGGTGGCGCGCCACAAGAACATCCCAGTCATAATAAATACGGCTTTCAGCGCTTACCAGGAGGATTTCAGGGCCTGGGCGGCCGAGGAGTACGTGATAAAGTCCTCTGATCTCACACAGCTCAGAAAGGCCCTTCAGAGAGTCCTCAAGAAATCTTCGAGCACCAAACCATGA
- a CDS encoding CoA-binding protein, with amino-acid sequence MDNTLRLFFEPRSVAIVGASATPHKPGNDVIKNILSNQYDGKLYLVNPKGEEILGLRTHRSIAELPQGIDLAVVILPAKANPQAVRECAAKGIRAIVLAAGGFSEVDHQGAQLQEELRRAIGETGVRVIGPNTSGHTSTPFKFTSSFFPLGPIPRGRVSYLAQTGNFATHTMRYIITGENFGIARFVGLGNKVDVDECDILEYYGQDPETFAVLAYLESFQRPRRFLDLAKEITGQKPVILLKGGLTEEGAQAAVAHTAALASNDCIVKAALAQAGIVQVENYTHLVLAAKALSWMGLPQGNRVSFMAPSGAMLVILTDLCRRRWGLQVPKVEESTRQRLQDISPSYIRMRNPVDIWPAAYLNGIEFAYREAMEAVLKDPNIDAVVPILMLTKLIGVPPLDFLVELAQKYPHKPIYVTFSGDKDCMEEAKAYLEPRGVPTFFFIEEPFEVLSILWRCKKVMERAQNNV; translated from the coding sequence TTGGATAACACTCTTCGTCTCTTTTTCGAGCCTCGAAGCGTAGCCATCGTGGGGGCCTCGGCAACCCCCCACAAACCTGGAAACGATGTGATAAAAAACATCCTGTCCAATCAGTACGACGGAAAACTATACCTGGTCAATCCCAAAGGAGAGGAAATTCTAGGCCTAAGAACTCATCGTTCCATTGCGGAACTACCCCAGGGCATAGACCTTGCAGTGGTGATTCTGCCGGCCAAGGCCAATCCGCAGGCTGTAAGGGAGTGCGCTGCCAAAGGCATAAGGGCCATAGTGCTGGCCGCAGGGGGCTTCTCTGAAGTGGATCACCAGGGTGCACAGTTGCAGGAGGAGCTTCGGAGGGCCATTGGGGAAACAGGGGTCAGGGTCATAGGGCCCAACACATCCGGCCATACATCCACACCTTTTAAGTTCACCTCCAGCTTCTTTCCCTTGGGCCCCATTCCTAGGGGAAGGGTCTCCTACCTGGCCCAGACAGGAAACTTTGCCACTCACACCATGAGGTACATCATCACTGGGGAGAACTTTGGAATAGCCCGCTTCGTGGGTCTGGGCAACAAGGTAGACGTGGACGAGTGCGACATCTTGGAATACTATGGGCAGGACCCAGAGACATTCGCTGTGCTGGCATACCTGGAAAGCTTCCAGAGACCCAGGCGATTCCTGGATCTGGCCAAGGAGATTACGGGGCAAAAGCCTGTGATACTTCTCAAAGGGGGCCTTACAGAGGAAGGTGCTCAAGCTGCAGTGGCACATACAGCTGCACTGGCTTCCAACGATTGCATTGTAAAGGCAGCCTTGGCCCAGGCAGGCATAGTGCAGGTGGAAAATTACACCCATCTGGTGCTGGCAGCCAAGGCTCTTTCCTGGATGGGACTTCCCCAGGGCAACAGGGTGAGCTTCATGGCCCCCTCCGGGGCCATGCTGGTGATCCTGACGGATCTTTGCCGCAGGAGGTGGGGGCTGCAAGTGCCCAAGGTGGAAGAGAGCACCAGGCAGCGGCTCCAAGACATAAGCCCTTCTTACATACGTATGAGAAATCCTGTGGACATATGGCCGGCGGCTTATCTTAACGGAATTGAGTTTGCCTACAGAGAGGCCATGGAGGCAGTTCTAAAGGACCCCAACATAGATGCCGTGGTTCCCATCCTGATGCTTACAAAGCTCATAGGGGTGCCTCCTCTGGATTTCCTAGTGGAGCTGGCGCAAAAATACCCTCACAAGCCTATATATGTCACCTTCAGCGGGGATAAGGACTGTATGGAGGAAGCCAAGGCTTATCTGGAGCCCAGGGGCGTACCCACCTTCTTCTTCATAGAAGAGCCCTTCGAGGTGCTCTCCATACTCTGGAGGTGCAAGAAGGTCATGGAGAGGGCTCAAAACAATGTCTAG
- a CDS encoding type II toxin-antitoxin system HicB family antitoxin, producing the protein MRIFTAVIEKCPDTGLYVGFVPGFPGAHSQAETLEELNKNLKEVIEMLLEDGEPELEGEFVGTQNVVVG; encoded by the coding sequence ATGAGGATTTTTACTGCTGTAATAGAAAAATGTCCTGACACGGGTCTTTATGTAGGGTTTGTACCTGGGTTTCCAGGGGCACACTCGCAAGCCGAAACTTTGGAAGAATTAAACAAAAACCTAAAAGAGGTTATAGAGATGCTGTTGGAGGATGGGGAACCGGAATTGGAAGGGGAATTCGTAGGTACACAGAACGTGGTAGTAGGCTAA
- a CDS encoding type II toxin-antitoxin system HicA family toxin encodes MTKIPILKPREVVAILERLGFQEVRRKGAHKQYRHPDGRCTTVPCHLGRDISPILLRQIAKDIGLPIDEFLRYR; translated from the coding sequence ATGACAAAAATCCCAATTCTCAAGCCCCGAGAGGTCGTTGCCATTCTTGAGAGGCTTGGGTTTCAGGAAGTCCGACGCAAAGGGGCTCATAAGCAATATCGCCATCCAGACGGTCGATGTACTACAGTCCCTTGCCATCTCGGAAGAGATATATCTCCGATATTGCTTCGTCAAATTGCTAAGGATATCGGGCTCCCTATAGATGAATTTTTAAGATATCGATGA
- the ilvA gene encoding threonine ammonia-lyase, with product MLSLSDIVKARERIGSFVRKTPLLRSNHLSERLNLQIFFKLENLQDTGSFKIRGALNRMLRLTEQERHRGVVTASAGNHAQGVAWAARRLGLKATVFMPLHAPIAKLLATRGYGATVIQHGETYDECAQEARRWAETAGAVWIPGFDDADVVAGQGTAGLEICEDLQDMHAVLVPAGGGGLLAGVALAVKSLMPKVQVFGIQSENAPALAESFGSGSRLTVPCHKTLADGIAVATPGEIPLQVIRQFVDGVFTVKEHFIESAVVTFLERKHLVVEGAGAVGLALLFQEEELLRERKVVIVVSGGNLDLQWMDRLIQRGAMSLGRRMRLRIVLPDMPGSLARVTQIIASTGANILQVFHDRLQPEQPLHLSMVEFDLETRGPEHIQELKLLLREVAVEIQD from the coding sequence ATGTTGTCTCTTTCAGACATAGTAAAGGCCAGGGAGAGAATTGGTTCTTTTGTGCGAAAAACTCCCTTGCTGCGATCCAATCATCTCTCTGAAAGGTTGAACTTGCAGATATTCTTCAAACTGGAGAATCTTCAGGACACGGGCTCCTTCAAGATAAGGGGAGCCTTAAACAGGATGCTAAGGCTTACCGAACAGGAGCGGCATCGAGGGGTTGTCACTGCCAGTGCAGGCAACCATGCCCAGGGGGTGGCCTGGGCTGCGCGCAGGCTGGGGCTTAAGGCCACGGTCTTCATGCCCCTCCATGCTCCCATAGCCAAGCTTCTTGCCACCAGAGGTTACGGCGCCACCGTTATCCAGCATGGAGAAACCTATGATGAATGCGCCCAAGAGGCCCGCAGATGGGCTGAGACCGCCGGTGCGGTCTGGATCCCGGGATTCGACGATGCGGATGTGGTGGCAGGCCAAGGCACTGCAGGACTTGAGATCTGTGAAGATTTGCAGGACATGCACGCGGTCTTGGTACCTGCTGGAGGAGGGGGCCTCCTGGCCGGGGTGGCTTTGGCCGTCAAGTCATTGATGCCCAAAGTGCAGGTGTTTGGCATCCAAAGCGAAAACGCCCCGGCTTTGGCCGAGTCCTTTGGATCAGGCTCCAGGTTGACCGTGCCTTGCCATAAGACCCTGGCAGACGGCATTGCGGTGGCAACTCCCGGAGAGATACCCCTTCAGGTCATAAGGCAATTTGTGGACGGGGTATTTACCGTGAAGGAACACTTCATCGAGTCGGCAGTTGTCACCTTCTTGGAGCGCAAGCATCTGGTAGTGGAAGGGGCAGGGGCTGTGGGCCTCGCCCTCTTGTTCCAAGAGGAAGAACTGCTCAGAGAACGCAAGGTGGTGATTGTCGTAAGTGGAGGGAATCTGGATCTGCAGTGGATGGACAGGCTGATCCAAAGGGGTGCCATGAGCCTTGGCAGGAGGATGCGTCTCAGAATAGTTCTTCCGGATATGCCTGGCTCCCTGGCCAGGGTTACACAAATCATAGCCTCTACAGGGGCCAACATCCTGCAGGTTTTTCATGATCGTCTGCAACCTGAGCAGCCCCTTCATCTTTCCATGGTGGAGTTCGATCTGGAGACCAGAGGCCCTGAGCACATCCAGGAATTGAAGCTACTACTGAGGGAAGTGGCTGTCGAGATCCAGGATTGA
- the mazG gene encoding nucleoside triphosphate pyrophosphohydrolase, translating to MKEQGSSMPRLANLMARLRGPQGCPWDRKQSFQNLKSYLIDEAYEVLQAVDSGDPELLCEELGDLLFQIVFMARLAQEQGSFDLEEVIQRIEQKMIRRHPHVFGQAKASNAQEVVEQWHAIKMAEGKPSPTSALSGIPEELPALYRAYRLGLKASKTGFDWPGPQEVMAKLREEFQELDQALEKGQVEDAAQELGDLLFAAANLARHLDKEPEGLLRQANMKFQHRFELMEKTLHGRGKSPHQATTDEMEQIWQEVKDLERNPCP from the coding sequence TGGCGCGCTTGAGAGGCCCTCAGGGCTGCCCCTGGGATAGGAAGCAGAGCTTTCAGAACCTAAAGAGTTACCTCATAGATGAGGCTTACGAGGTGCTCCAGGCCGTAGACTCAGGAGACCCGGAACTGCTTTGCGAGGAGCTGGGAGATCTTCTTTTTCAAATCGTTTTCATGGCCCGTCTTGCCCAGGAGCAAGGCTCTTTTGACTTGGAAGAAGTTATCCAGCGCATAGAGCAGAAGATGATTCGCCGCCACCCCCACGTGTTCGGGCAAGCCAAGGCATCCAATGCCCAGGAGGTTGTGGAACAATGGCATGCCATCAAGATGGCCGAGGGCAAACCATCGCCCACTTCGGCCCTTTCCGGGATCCCCGAGGAATTACCGGCTCTTTACAGAGCCTACCGGCTGGGCCTCAAGGCTTCCAAAACAGGCTTCGACTGGCCTGGGCCCCAAGAGGTCATGGCCAAGCTGCGGGAGGAGTTCCAGGAGCTGGATCAAGCCCTGGAGAAGGGGCAGGTGGAAGATGCCGCACAGGAACTGGGCGATCTGCTCTTCGCTGCAGCCAATCTAGCCAGGCATCTGGACAAAGAGCCCGAAGGGCTTCTTCGCCAGGCCAATATGAAATTCCAGCACCGATTCGAGCTGATGGAGAAGACTCTCCATGGCCGGGGCAAATCCCCCCATCAGGCCACCACGGATGAAATGGAACAGATCTGGCAAGAGGTGAAGGATCTTGAACGCAACCCCTGTCCCTGA
- the glgC gene encoding glucose-1-phosphate adenylyltransferase — translation MKVLTLILAGGRGERLYPLTRDRAKPAVPFGGIYRIIDFTLTNCLHSGIRQILILTQYRSFSLEKHVQLGWNILCTKLGEFLHVVSAQQRVDELWYQGTADAVYQNLYMLQQIRPELTLILSGDHLYKMDYRPMLKFHMEKKADLTVATLPQPKELSRHLGVIEMDRENRVVSFQEKPMEPRCMPDDPGRILASMGIYVFETRKMVRRLVEDAKSDSQHDFGRNIIPRMVESGDRVYSYVFRDPHTLEPLYWRDVGTVGSFWKAHMDLLGENPAFDLYDPQWPILTHEVWAPPARIMPQGLSEPSHIVDSMVSNGCIVEGSTLVRSVLSPNVRIEKGAQVTDSILMEGVRVGKGAMLNKVIVDKRSIIPEGRAIGYDHQQDRRLFTVSEEGVVVIPADSILE, via the coding sequence ATGAAAGTTTTGACGCTTATCCTGGCCGGGGGGCGCGGCGAGAGGCTCTACCCCCTCACTCGCGACAGGGCAAAGCCTGCGGTGCCTTTCGGGGGCATATACCGCATCATAGACTTCACCCTTACCAACTGTCTGCACTCGGGAATCCGGCAGATTCTTATCTTGACGCAATACCGTTCTTTTTCCTTGGAAAAACATGTTCAGCTGGGCTGGAACATACTCTGCACCAAGCTGGGGGAGTTCCTCCACGTGGTCTCAGCCCAACAGAGGGTGGATGAGCTTTGGTATCAGGGAACCGCGGACGCTGTTTACCAGAACCTCTATATGCTTCAGCAGATTCGCCCGGAGTTGACCCTGATACTGTCGGGAGACCATCTGTACAAGATGGACTACCGCCCCATGCTCAAGTTCCACATGGAAAAGAAAGCAGATCTAACGGTGGCCACCCTGCCTCAGCCCAAGGAATTATCTCGGCATTTGGGTGTCATAGAGATGGACAGGGAAAACAGGGTGGTCTCTTTCCAGGAAAAACCCATGGAGCCGCGATGCATGCCCGACGATCCTGGTCGGATACTGGCCTCCATGGGAATCTATGTCTTTGAGACTCGCAAGATGGTCAGGAGGCTTGTGGAAGACGCCAAGAGCGACTCCCAGCACGATTTCGGCCGAAACATCATTCCCAGAATGGTGGAAAGTGGCGACAGGGTTTACTCATACGTATTTAGAGATCCACACACCCTGGAACCGTTGTACTGGAGGGATGTGGGAACTGTGGGTTCTTTTTGGAAGGCTCACATGGATCTTCTTGGGGAAAACCCTGCTTTCGATCTGTACGATCCCCAATGGCCCATCCTAACCCATGAGGTGTGGGCCCCCCCAGCCAGAATAATGCCTCAGGGCCTAAGTGAACCCAGCCACATAGTGGATTCCATGGTTTCCAACGGTTGCATAGTAGAGGGAAGCACCCTGGTAAGATCTGTTCTTTCCCCCAATGTGCGCATAGAAAAAGGAGCCCAGGTAACGGACTCCATACTCATGGAGGGAGTCAGGGTGGGCAAGGGAGCCATGCTGAACAAGGTCATAGTGGACAAGCGCTCCATCATTCCCGAGGGTCGAGCCATAGGCTATGACCACCAGCAGGACAGGCGGCTCTTCACCGTATCTGAGGAAGGGGTGGTGGTGATACCGGCAGATTCCATTTTGGAATGA